Proteins co-encoded in one Bacillus sp. FSL H8-0547 genomic window:
- the dpaB gene encoding dipicolinate synthase subunit B, producing the protein MMKVQGKRIGFGLTGSHCTYDAVFPQIKRLIDEGADVMPVVTNTVKMTNTRFGEGAEWIKKIEELTGHKAIDSILGAEPLGPKIPLDCMVVAPMTGNSMSKLANAMTESPVLMAAKATLRNHKPVVLGISTNDGLGLNGANLMKLMAAKNIFFIPFGQDAPFQKPNSLVAKMDLLLETVEAALEHTQFQPVIIEKFRDDE; encoded by the coding sequence ATCATGAAAGTACAAGGCAAACGGATCGGATTCGGCCTGACTGGTTCACACTGTACCTATGACGCTGTTTTTCCGCAGATAAAACGGCTGATTGACGAGGGGGCGGATGTGATGCCGGTCGTTACTAACACGGTAAAAATGACAAATACAAGATTTGGCGAGGGAGCCGAGTGGATTAAAAAAATCGAGGAGCTTACAGGCCACAAAGCCATTGATTCCATTTTAGGAGCTGAGCCACTTGGCCCGAAGATTCCTCTGGACTGCATGGTTGTCGCGCCGATGACAGGCAATTCCATGAGCAAACTCGCAAATGCAATGACAGAATCTCCTGTCCTTATGGCGGCAAAAGCAACTCTCAGAAATCATAAACCGGTTGTTCTCGGCATTTCAACAAATGACGGTCTTGGACTGAACGGTGCAAATTTAATGAAGCTGATGGCTGCCAAAAATATTTTTTTTATACCGTTCGGCCAGGATGCACCATTTCAAAAGCCTAACTCGCTTGTTGCTAAAATGGATCTGCTTTTGGAAACAGTAGAGGCAGCACTTGAGCATACACAGTTTCAGCCGGTCATTATTGAAAAATTCCGGGATGACGAATAA
- the rbfA gene encoding 30S ribosome-binding factor RbfA gives MSLRANRVGEQMKKELGEIISRKIKDPRIGFVTVTDVRVSGDLQIAKVYISVLGDAEKRENTLKGLAKAKGFIRSEIGQRIRLRKTPEILFEFDESVDYGNRIETLIHEINQENKQED, from the coding sequence ATGAGTTTAAGAGCAAACAGAGTCGGCGAGCAAATGAAAAAAGAACTTGGTGAGATCATCAGCCGCAAAATCAAGGACCCGCGCATCGGTTTCGTAACAGTAACTGATGTTAGAGTTTCGGGAGACCTTCAAATTGCAAAAGTCTATATTTCAGTTCTTGGCGACGCGGAAAAGAGAGAAAACACTCTAAAAGGCCTCGCAAAAGCCAAAGGGTTTATCCGTTCTGAAATCGGACAGCGCATCAGGCTCAGAAAGACACCTGAGATTCTTTTTGAATTTGATGAATCGGTTGACTACGGCAACCGGATCGAAACGCTGATTCACGAAATCAACCAGGAAAACAAGCAGGAAGACTGA
- the pnp gene encoding polyribonucleotide nucleotidyltransferase yields MGQDKQVFSIDWAGRELTVEVGQLAKQANGAAMIRYGDTAVLSTATASKEPKTVDFFPLTVNYEERLYAVGKIPGGFIKREGRPSEKAILASRLIDRPLRPLFADGFRNEVQVVSIVMSVDQDCSSEMAAMFGSSLALTVSDIPFEGPIAGVVVGRVDSQFVINPTVEQMDKSDIHLVVAGTKDAINMVEAGADEVPEEIMLEAIMFGHNEIKRLIAFQEEIAAAVGKEKSEVKLYTLDAELEKGIREMAEKNLLSAIQVQEKHAREEAINEVKKTVVAHFEEQEAEADTLKQVKEILSKLVKQEVRRLITEDKVRPDGRKVDEIRPLSSEVGMLSRTHGSGLFTRGQTQALSICTLGALGDVQILDGLGLEETKRFMHHYNFPLFSVGETGFMRGPGRREIGHGALGERALEPVIPSEKDFPYTVRLVSEVLESNGSTSQASICASTLAMMDAGVPLKAPVAGIAMGLVKSGDHYSVLTDIQGMEDHLGDMDFKVAGTAKGVTALQMDIKIDGLSREILEEALLQAKKGRMEILESMLATIKEPRTELSPYAPKILMMAINPDKIRDVIGPSGKQINKIIEETGVKIDIEQDGTVFISSTNEEMNQKAKQIIEDIVREVVVGQLYLGKVKRVEKFGAFVEIFNGKDGLVHISELAEERVGKVEDVVKIGDELLVKVTEIDKQGRVNLSRKAVLREQKEKEKQNS; encoded by the coding sequence ATGGGACAAGATAAACAAGTGTTCTCCATTGACTGGGCAGGCAGAGAACTGACTGTTGAAGTCGGCCAGCTTGCAAAGCAGGCAAATGGAGCGGCCATGATCCGCTACGGAGATACTGCCGTACTGAGCACGGCAACTGCATCAAAAGAACCTAAGACTGTCGACTTTTTCCCGCTGACTGTCAACTACGAGGAGCGTCTTTACGCTGTCGGTAAAATTCCGGGGGGCTTTATTAAAAGAGAAGGACGTCCGAGCGAGAAAGCGATTCTTGCAAGCCGCCTGATTGACCGTCCCCTTCGTCCTCTGTTTGCAGACGGATTCCGCAATGAAGTTCAGGTTGTCAGCATCGTCATGAGTGTGGATCAGGACTGCTCATCTGAAATGGCAGCCATGTTCGGATCTTCTCTGGCACTGACGGTTTCAGACATTCCGTTTGAAGGCCCGATTGCAGGCGTTGTAGTCGGCCGTGTAGACAGCCAGTTTGTGATTAATCCAACAGTAGAGCAAATGGATAAAAGCGATATCCACCTCGTTGTTGCCGGAACGAAGGATGCAATCAACATGGTTGAAGCAGGTGCAGATGAAGTGCCTGAAGAAATCATGCTTGAAGCGATCATGTTCGGCCATAATGAGATTAAGCGCCTCATTGCTTTCCAGGAAGAAATTGCTGCAGCTGTAGGAAAAGAAAAATCGGAAGTGAAGCTTTACACACTTGATGCAGAGCTTGAAAAAGGCATTCGCGAAATGGCTGAGAAAAATCTGCTTTCAGCAATTCAGGTGCAGGAGAAGCATGCCCGTGAAGAAGCAATCAATGAAGTCAAAAAAACAGTGGTTGCACATTTCGAAGAGCAGGAAGCTGAAGCTGACACTTTAAAGCAGGTAAAAGAGATTCTTTCTAAATTAGTGAAGCAGGAAGTCCGCCGCCTGATCACAGAAGACAAAGTGCGCCCGGATGGCCGTAAGGTTGATGAAATCCGTCCTCTTTCTTCTGAAGTCGGCATGCTTTCCCGCACACACGGTTCCGGCCTGTTTACACGCGGACAGACGCAGGCTCTGAGCATCTGTACATTAGGTGCACTTGGCGACGTTCAAATACTTGACGGCCTTGGCCTTGAAGAGACGAAGCGTTTTATGCACCATTACAACTTCCCTCTGTTCAGCGTAGGGGAAACCGGATTTATGCGCGGTCCCGGACGCCGGGAAATCGGACACGGGGCACTTGGAGAAAGAGCCCTTGAACCTGTGATTCCGTCAGAAAAGGACTTCCCTTATACAGTCCGTCTCGTATCAGAGGTTCTGGAATCAAATGGTTCTACTTCACAGGCAAGCATCTGTGCAAGCACGCTTGCCATGATGGATGCAGGTGTACCTCTTAAAGCGCCTGTAGCAGGTATTGCGATGGGTCTTGTCAAATCAGGAGATCATTATTCAGTTCTTACTGATATTCAGGGCATGGAAGATCACTTAGGCGACATGGACTTTAAAGTGGCTGGAACTGCAAAAGGTGTTACCGCACTTCAAATGGATATTAAAATCGACGGACTTTCCCGCGAAATTCTTGAAGAAGCGCTCCTGCAGGCGAAAAAAGGCCGCATGGAAATCCTTGAGTCAATGCTTGCAACGATAAAAGAGCCGCGTACAGAGCTTTCGCCATATGCACCAAAAATTCTGATGATGGCCATCAATCCTGATAAAATCCGTGATGTCATTGGACCAAGCGGAAAACAAATCAATAAAATCATCGAAGAAACTGGCGTGAAAATTGACATTGAACAAGACGGAACAGTCTTCATCTCTTCAACAAACGAAGAAATGAACCAAAAAGCGAAACAAATTATTGAAGACATTGTCCGCGAAGTAGTCGTAGGACAGCTGTACTTAGGTAAAGTAAAACGCGTTGAAAAATTTGGTGCGTTCGTTGAAATTTTCAATGGCAAAGACGGTTTAGTACACATTTCTGAACTTGCAGAAGAGCGCGTCGGAAAAGTTGAAGATGTTGTTAAAATCGGTGATGAGTTGCTTGTCAAAGTAACTGAAATTGATAAACAGGGTCGCGTCAACCTTTCAAGAAAAGCCGTTCTCCGTGAACAGAAAGAAAAAGAAAAGCAAAATTCTTAA
- a CDS encoding YlmC/YmxH family sporulation protein — protein sequence MRLSELSGKEIVDVKRAERLGILGQTDLEINEKTGQITALVIPSVKWFGFRKQGDEIRVPWTHIKKIGSDMIILDIEDHQIKLLE from the coding sequence ATGAGACTGAGCGAGCTGAGCGGAAAAGAGATCGTCGATGTTAAGAGGGCGGAAAGACTCGGCATTCTGGGGCAGACCGATCTTGAAATCAATGAAAAAACCGGACAAATAACCGCCCTTGTGATTCCGTCTGTAAAATGGTTCGGATTCAGAAAACAAGGTGACGAAATAAGAGTTCCGTGGACCCACATTAAAAAGATTGGCTCAGATATGATCATTCTGGACATAGAAGATCATCAGATTAAGCTTCTTGAGTAA
- a CDS encoding DUF503 family protein yields MIGYAECECIIYDARSLKDKRAVLQRVLMRLKQRLNVSVSEIDFQDTWQRTKIGIAAVTSSKVQTEKEIHKALAMIDSFPEIERTVTSFDWF; encoded by the coding sequence GTGATTGGATATGCGGAGTGCGAATGCATCATTTATGACGCACGCTCGCTGAAAGACAAACGGGCCGTTTTACAGCGTGTTTTAATGAGACTGAAGCAGAGACTGAATGTCTCTGTTTCAGAAATTGATTTTCAGGATACATGGCAGAGGACAAAGATTGGTATAGCTGCCGTGACATCAAGTAAAGTTCAGACGGAAAAAGAAATTCACAAGGCTCTTGCCATGATTGATTCGTTTCCGGAAATTGAGCGCACTGTAACCTCGTTTGATTGGTTTTAA
- the asd gene encoding aspartate-semialdehyde dehydrogenase, protein MSTNGYHVAVLGATGAVGQQMLKTLEERNFPVSKLTLLSSERSAGKKVLFRGEEHIVQAASPEKFKGVQIALFSAGGSISKIFAPEAVKHGAIVVDNTSAFRMAQDVPLVVPEVNEEDLKSHKGIIANPNCSTIQMVAALEPLRKAHGLNKVIVSTYQAVSGSGAAAIEELKTQSEAILSGKDFTPEILPVKGDKKHFQIAFNAIPQIDKFEDNGFTFEEMKMMNETKKIMHMPELEIAATCVRIPVETGHSESVYIELDSDNVGVSEIRELLKEAPGVTLQDDPSAQLYPMPADCVGKNDVFVGRIRKDPDRANGFHLWIVSDNLLKGAAWNSVQIAESLVQLKLV, encoded by the coding sequence ATGAGTACAAATGGTTATCACGTTGCTGTCCTCGGTGCAACAGGCGCTGTAGGCCAGCAAATGCTAAAAACGCTTGAAGAACGGAACTTTCCGGTATCAAAGCTGACGCTGCTGTCGTCAGAACGGTCTGCAGGCAAAAAAGTCCTCTTTAGAGGAGAAGAACATATTGTTCAGGCTGCATCTCCCGAAAAGTTTAAAGGAGTTCAAATTGCTCTTTTCAGCGCTGGCGGAAGCATTTCCAAAATCTTTGCTCCTGAAGCTGTGAAGCATGGTGCAATCGTTGTGGACAATACGAGCGCATTCCGCATGGCTCAGGACGTTCCTCTTGTTGTGCCTGAAGTAAACGAAGAAGACTTAAAATCGCATAAAGGCATTATCGCTAATCCGAACTGCTCAACGATTCAAATGGTTGCTGCGCTTGAGCCGCTGAGAAAAGCTCACGGATTAAACAAAGTAATCGTATCCACTTACCAGGCAGTTTCAGGATCAGGCGCTGCTGCGATTGAAGAGCTGAAAACACAGTCAGAGGCGATTCTTTCCGGAAAAGATTTCACACCGGAAATCCTTCCTGTTAAAGGCGATAAAAAACATTTTCAAATTGCGTTTAATGCGATTCCGCAAATTGATAAATTCGAAGACAACGGATTTACGTTCGAAGAAATGAAAATGATGAACGAAACAAAAAAAATTATGCATATGCCGGAGCTTGAAATTGCCGCAACATGCGTAAGGATTCCGGTTGAAACCGGACACTCTGAATCTGTCTATATTGAACTTGATTCTGATAATGTTGGAGTGTCTGAAATCCGCGAGCTTTTAAAAGAAGCTCCTGGAGTAACGCTTCAGGATGACCCAAGTGCACAGCTGTATCCGATGCCTGCTGATTGTGTCGGCAAAAATGATGTGTTTGTAGGGCGTATCCGAAAAGATCCGGACCGTGCAAACGGCTTCCATTTATGGATTGTGTCTGATAATCTTTTAAAAGGCGCTGCATGGAATTCTGTGCAAATTGCAGAAAGCCTTGTTCAGCTGAAGTTAGTATAA
- the rpsO gene encoding 30S ribosomal protein S15 yields MAITQERKNEIIAEYRTHDTDTGSPEVQIAILTEDINNLNGHLRVHKKDHHSRRGLLKMVGKRRNLLTYLRNNDVTRYRDLINKLGLRR; encoded by the coding sequence ATGGCAATCACTCAAGAACGTAAGAATGAAATTATCGCTGAGTACAGAACGCATGATACGGACACTGGTTCTCCAGAGGTTCAAATCGCTATCCTAACTGAGGATATTAACAATCTTAACGGACATTTACGTGTTCACAAGAAAGACCACCATTCACGTCGCGGTCTTTTGAAAATGGTAGGTAAACGCCGTAATCTTTTGACGTACCTGCGCAATAATGACGTAACTCGTTATCGTGACCTGATCAACAAGCTTGGTCTACGCCGATAA
- the truB gene encoding tRNA pseudouridine(55) synthase TruB: protein MEGVLLIHKPAGMTSHDCVAKMRRIAKTKKVGHTGTLDPDVTGVLPVCLGRATKIVEYLTAESKTYEAEVTIGISTETEDASGEIVEKKAVNEMITDEMALEALSSLTGEIDQVPPMYSAVKIGGKKLYEYARAGQTIERPSRKITVHEMTLLSNVQSGGETASFRFRVSCSKGTYVRTLAVMIGEHLGYPAHMSHLVRTGSGSFTIDQCHTFEDIEKAADENRLQELLIPIGTALNHLPKLSINDTLAKKVKNGALLEVPAGLDPGAESIAVFGEDGTCLAIYRQHPEKPHFLKPSKVLAID from the coding sequence ATGGAAGGTGTTTTATTAATACATAAGCCTGCAGGAATGACATCCCACGACTGTGTCGCGAAAATGAGAAGAATTGCTAAAACGAAAAAGGTGGGTCACACCGGCACGCTTGACCCGGATGTAACGGGTGTTTTGCCTGTGTGTCTTGGCCGCGCAACAAAGATCGTCGAGTATTTAACGGCAGAGTCAAAAACCTATGAGGCAGAAGTGACCATCGGCATATCAACCGAAACAGAGGATGCGTCCGGTGAAATAGTTGAAAAAAAAGCCGTCAATGAAATGATTACAGATGAAATGGCCCTTGAGGCCCTCAGCAGCCTGACGGGTGAGATTGATCAAGTGCCGCCTATGTACTCTGCTGTCAAAATCGGAGGCAAAAAGCTGTATGAATACGCACGCGCAGGACAGACAATTGAGCGCCCTTCAAGAAAGATCACCGTTCATGAGATGACATTGCTGTCAAATGTGCAGTCCGGCGGAGAAACAGCCTCTTTCCGCTTCAGAGTTTCATGCTCTAAAGGAACGTATGTGAGAACGCTTGCTGTCATGATCGGCGAACACCTCGGCTATCCGGCCCACATGTCCCATCTCGTACGGACAGGCTCAGGCTCATTTACCATTGACCAATGCCATACCTTTGAAGATATTGAAAAGGCGGCAGATGAAAACCGTCTGCAGGAGCTTTTGATCCCGATTGGAACAGCTTTAAATCATTTGCCGAAACTTTCAATAAATGATACATTAGCAAAGAAAGTGAAAAACGGCGCACTGCTTGAGGTTCCGGCAGGTTTAGACCCCGGTGCGGAATCCATTGCTGTGTTCGGCGAAGACGGGACATGTCTTGCTATTTACAGGCAGCATCCTGAAAAACCTCACTTCCTAAAACCTTCCAAAGTCCTTGCAATTGACTGA
- a CDS encoding polysaccharide deacetylase family protein — MKRFRLLGIVMLMLLTAAVIQNPLTSAYVATMKQENVAAVKQQDELYETIAAKIKDYEKPAQDAVIHTVWKATPGYNGLSVDAEASYRKMKKNGVFDEKLLVYKQVSPRVHLNDLPPAPIYRGHPDNPMVAFLINVAWGNEYLPDMLRVLKKHGVKASFFLEGKWAEQNPDLVAQISAGGHDIGNHSYSHPDMARLTSGEMKRQIARTNEIIKGQTGKQPVWFAPPSGSFRQETIAAAAEYNMKTVLWTVDTIDWQKPAPNVLVERVMKKVHNGAMILMHPTESSSNSLETLITSIKQKGYSFGNVTMLMDEKRMPAPE, encoded by the coding sequence ATGAAGAGGTTCCGTTTGCTTGGGATAGTCATGCTGATGCTGCTGACAGCAGCTGTCATACAGAATCCGCTTACGTCTGCATATGTAGCGACGATGAAACAGGAAAACGTCGCTGCTGTTAAGCAGCAGGATGAATTGTATGAAACGATTGCAGCCAAAATAAAAGACTATGAAAAGCCTGCCCAGGATGCAGTCATACATACCGTCTGGAAAGCTACACCGGGCTATAACGGGCTGTCTGTAGATGCAGAAGCCTCGTACCGGAAAATGAAAAAAAATGGCGTCTTTGATGAAAAGCTTCTTGTTTATAAACAAGTCAGCCCCCGGGTTCACTTGAACGATCTGCCTCCAGCGCCTATTTACAGAGGCCATCCGGATAATCCGATGGTTGCTTTTCTAATTAACGTTGCATGGGGAAATGAATACTTGCCGGACATGCTGCGCGTTTTAAAAAAGCATGGGGTTAAAGCTTCTTTTTTTCTCGAAGGAAAATGGGCTGAACAGAATCCTGACCTGGTCGCACAAATTTCAGCCGGAGGCCATGACATCGGCAACCATTCCTATTCCCATCCTGATATGGCCAGACTTACTTCAGGCGAAATGAAGAGGCAGATAGCAAGGACTAATGAAATCATCAAAGGGCAGACAGGAAAACAGCCTGTCTGGTTTGCGCCTCCAAGCGGAAGCTTCAGGCAGGAAACCATTGCAGCCGCCGCAGAATATAACATGAAAACCGTCCTCTGGACCGTAGATACGATTGACTGGCAAAAGCCTGCGCCGAATGTTTTAGTTGAACGTGTCATGAAAAAAGTCCATAATGGGGCTATGATTCTCATGCACCCGACAGAATCTTCTTCAAACAGCCTGGAAACGCTGATCACATCCATTAAGCAAAAGGGCTACAGTTTTGGAAATGTAACGATGCTGATGGACGAAAAGCGGATGCCGGCACCGGAATGA
- the dpaA gene encoding dipicolinic acid synthetase subunit A — MLTGLNIAVIGGDARQLEVIRKLTELDAKLFLIGFDQLDHGFTGAAKLKLAELRFEEIDVIILPVPGTNLEGHVDTIFSNEEVVLTEELIARTPPHCVIYSGISNSYLNGIIQDTKRELVQLFERDDVAIYNSIPTVEGTIMMAIQHTDFTIHGSKIAVLGLGRVGMSVARTFSALGAKVKVGARKSSHIARIIEMGLQSFKLEDLEKEVTDADICINTIPHQIVTAKVISKMPPHTLIIDLASKPGGTDFKYAEKRGIKALLAPGLPGIVAPKTAGQIVANVLASLLLEEFSKRKGPSS, encoded by the coding sequence ATGTTAACAGGACTTAATATAGCAGTCATTGGGGGAGATGCCCGGCAGCTTGAGGTGATCAGAAAGCTTACAGAACTGGATGCAAAACTGTTTTTAATCGGTTTTGATCAGCTGGACCATGGCTTTACCGGTGCCGCAAAGCTTAAGCTTGCCGAACTGCGGTTTGAAGAAATAGATGTGATCATTTTGCCTGTTCCCGGAACAAACCTTGAAGGCCATGTCGATACCATTTTCTCTAATGAAGAAGTCGTGCTGACGGAGGAGCTTATTGCAAGGACGCCTCCGCACTGCGTCATTTATTCCGGCATCAGCAATTCATACTTAAACGGAATAATTCAGGATACGAAAAGAGAGCTGGTTCAGCTGTTTGAACGGGATGATGTGGCCATTTATAATTCCATTCCTACCGTAGAAGGAACCATCATGATGGCCATACAGCACACGGATTTTACCATTCACGGTTCGAAAATAGCCGTTCTCGGACTCGGACGCGTAGGCATGAGTGTAGCACGGACATTTTCAGCTTTGGGGGCTAAAGTAAAAGTCGGAGCCAGAAAATCATCGCACATTGCACGAATTATTGAAATGGGGCTGCAGTCCTTTAAGCTTGAAGATCTGGAGAAGGAAGTAACAGATGCCGATATTTGCATCAATACGATTCCCCATCAGATCGTGACGGCAAAAGTAATTTCAAAGATGCCTCCTCACACACTGATCATCGACCTTGCTTCAAAGCCGGGCGGCACGGATTTTAAATATGCTGAGAAAAGAGGCATTAAAGCACTGCTTGCACCGGGACTTCCGGGGATTGTCGCCCCAAAAACAGCCGGTCAGATTGTTGCGAACGTCCTCGCATCATTGCTTTTAGAGGAGTTTTCTAAACGAAAGGGGCCATCATCATGA
- the ribF gene encoding bifunctional riboflavin kinase/FAD synthetase, with translation MKTIKLTHPHSLNSTELPPLAMALGYFDGVHRGHQEVITAARKLADEKGLKSAVMTFDPHPSVVLRKNTQHVEAITAVSDKIELIEDLQIDYLFIVNFSEAFAALQPQEFIDQYIINLNVKHVVAGFDYSYGRLGKGTMETMPFHSRSAFDQTVISKQTDRDRKISSTLIREVLRNGDVEYACTLLNRPHRVKGTVIHGDKRGRTIGFPTANIELDNAYIIPPTGVYAVQFELDGERYNGVCNIGYKPTFYDDKKLKPSIEVHIFEFNKSIYGKNVAIFWYKRIRSEQKFGSIDELITQIGKDKASAEQFFQKLQD, from the coding sequence GTGAAGACGATTAAACTGACACATCCGCACTCTTTAAACAGTACTGAACTTCCACCGCTTGCAATGGCCCTTGGCTATTTCGACGGGGTGCACCGCGGGCATCAGGAAGTCATCACCGCTGCCAGAAAACTGGCTGATGAAAAAGGATTGAAAAGTGCGGTCATGACGTTTGATCCCCATCCTTCGGTGGTGCTTAGAAAAAATACGCAGCATGTAGAAGCCATTACGGCAGTTTCGGACAAAATCGAACTGATCGAGGATCTGCAGATCGACTATCTTTTTATCGTGAATTTTTCAGAAGCTTTTGCCGCTTTGCAGCCGCAGGAGTTTATTGACCAGTATATTATCAATCTGAACGTCAAACATGTGGTAGCCGGCTTTGATTACTCCTACGGGAGACTTGGAAAAGGCACAATGGAAACAATGCCGTTCCACTCGCGCAGCGCTTTTGACCAGACAGTGATCAGCAAGCAGACAGACCGCGACCGCAAAATCAGTTCCACCCTCATCAGGGAGGTTCTGAGAAACGGAGACGTTGAATATGCCTGCACGCTTCTGAACAGGCCGCACAGGGTAAAAGGAACGGTTATTCACGGGGATAAGCGCGGAAGAACAATCGGCTTTCCAACAGCCAATATCGAGCTTGACAATGCCTATATCATTCCCCCGACAGGTGTATACGCTGTTCAGTTTGAACTCGACGGGGAACGCTATAACGGAGTCTGCAACATTGGCTACAAGCCAACATTTTATGATGATAAAAAACTCAAGCCCAGCATAGAAGTTCATATTTTCGAGTTTAATAAATCGATATATGGGAAGAATGTAGCTATATTCTGGTATAAACGGATCAGGAGCGAGCAGAAATTCGGTTCGATTGACGAACTGATTACGCAAATCGGAAAAGATAAAGCTTCCGCTGAGCAATTTTTTCAGAAACTGCAAGATTAA
- a CDS encoding pitrilysin family protein has product MIKKYTCQNGVRVVLENIPHVRSVAIGVWIGTGSRNENEKNNGISHFLEHMFFKGTKTRSAREIAESFDSIGGQVNAFTSKEYTCYYAKVLDEHSDFALEVLSDMFFNSTFDEIELKKEKNVVYEEIKMYEDTPDDIVHDLLSRATYGNHPLGYPILGTEETLAKFESDTLRDYMEQYYTPENVVISVAGNISESFIKEVEKQFGSFETSKKGTEISAPAFMTEKLARKKDTEQAHLCIGFDGLQVGHEKIYDLIVLNNVLGGSMSSRLFQDVREQKGLAYSVFSYHSSYQDNGMLTIYGGTGRAQLDVLFETIQETLEVLKRDGITQKELTNSIEQMKGNLMLSLESTNSRMSRNGKNELLLGRHRSLDEMIEKINEVTADNVNALAKQLFTDEYSVALISPDGKLPSSLR; this is encoded by the coding sequence TTGATAAAAAAATATACATGCCAAAACGGCGTAAGAGTTGTGCTCGAAAATATTCCCCATGTGAGATCAGTTGCAATAGGGGTTTGGATCGGCACGGGATCAAGAAATGAAAATGAAAAAAACAACGGCATTTCACACTTTCTGGAGCACATGTTCTTTAAAGGGACAAAAACAAGATCAGCACGGGAAATTGCTGAATCCTTTGACAGCATCGGCGGGCAGGTAAACGCTTTTACTTCTAAAGAATACACCTGTTATTACGCCAAAGTGCTTGATGAGCATTCTGATTTCGCGCTTGAAGTTCTTTCTGACATGTTTTTCAACTCCACTTTTGATGAGATTGAACTTAAAAAAGAGAAAAACGTCGTTTATGAAGAAATTAAAATGTATGAAGATACGCCTGATGATATCGTTCACGACCTTCTCAGCAGGGCTACCTACGGCAATCATCCCCTGGGATATCCGATTCTCGGAACGGAAGAAACCCTTGCAAAGTTTGAGAGCGACACATTAAGAGACTATATGGAGCAATACTATACTCCTGAAAATGTGGTCATTTCTGTTGCCGGAAATATTTCTGAGAGCTTCATTAAAGAAGTTGAAAAACAGTTCGGATCATTTGAAACATCGAAAAAAGGAACTGAAATATCAGCTCCTGCCTTTATGACCGAGAAACTAGCACGTAAAAAAGATACCGAGCAGGCTCACCTTTGCATCGGTTTTGACGGTCTTCAGGTCGGACATGAAAAGATTTATGACCTGATCGTGCTGAACAACGTGCTTGGAGGCAGCATGAGCTCGAGACTCTTCCAGGATGTAAGAGAGCAAAAAGGTCTCGCATACTCCGTGTTCTCATACCATTCATCCTATCAGGATAATGGAATGCTGACCATTTATGGAGGCACGGGCCGGGCGCAGCTTGACGTCCTGTTTGAAACCATTCAGGAAACGCTTGAGGTCCTTAAAAGAGACGGCATTACGCAAAAAGAGCTGACAAACAGCATAGAGCAGATGAAGGGCAACCTCATGCTCAGTCTTGAAAGCACAAACAGCCGCATGAGCCGAAACGGCAAAAACGAGCTCCTTCTCGGACGCCACAGAAGCTTGGATGAAATGATTGAAAAAATTAATGAAGTAACAGCTGATAACGTAAATGCTCTTGCAAAACAGCTGTTTACAGATGAGTATTCCGTTGCGCTCATAAGCCCTGACGGAAAGCTTCCGTCTTCTCTTCGTTAA